GAATGTACTATCCTTAGCGCTGATTAAATCATTGAAAGGCAAAATGCCCTCATGAACATGACAGCCTGTTTCGGTGTTGAATTGAAGCGTCCGAATCAAACCGCAGCCCTCCTTTTCCGCCTTAGGCTAATATTATAGCCGCATGATTGCGCTAAGAAACAAGCCTCACATAAAGGCTTTCTAGCTCGGCAGATTTGCCTTCCATGCTGAATAAGATTCAGATGAAATTGATATAATTTAACCGTTCCTCGATAATTAAGAAAGTAGCTGTGAGCCTCACAGGCAGATAAATCCGGCGGCAAAATGCCAAGCCTTTCGGAAACACGGCGAACATGCGTATCCACCGGCATAACATCCCGGCCAAGAGAAAATGCCAAGACGCAGGCGACGGTTTTTGGACCTACCCCATCAATGTTTTGCAGGTAATCATTTACCTGTTCATCAGTCTGATTATATAAAAAATCGAGATTCAATCTTCCTTGTGATTTTTTAATATCATTAAGCATCTTTAATATCCATGTCGCCTTGGTTTTGGCTAACCCGCCTGTTTTTATAGCCGACATCAGTTCTGCATGTGAAGCATTGGCTGTATCATCCCATGTTGGGAATTCCCTTTTTAGCGATTTATAAGCCCTATCTCTGTTTGTATCGTTTGTATTCTGTGATAGT
The DNA window shown above is from Candidatus Zixiibacteriota bacterium and carries:
- a CDS encoding endonuclease III, with amino-acid sequence MKERVVRIDKNLALKYGEKVFKNSKDPLTELVFTILSQNTNDTNRDRAYKSLKREFPTWDDTANASHAELMSAIKTGGLAKTKATWILKMLNDIKKSQGRLNLDFLYNQTDEQVNDYLQNIDGVGPKTVACVLAFSLGRDVMPVDTHVRRVSERLGILPPDLSACEAHSYFLNYRGTVKLYQFHLNLIQHGRQICRARKPLCEACFLAQSCGYNISLRRKRRAAV